A genomic window from Sphingobacterium spiritivorum includes:
- a CDS encoding PD40 domain-containing protein yields the protein MFPNMSQAQYFGQNKMRYKKLNFKVYETPHFDLYYYLKNDSMVRWLAKESEVWYELHQQVFQDTFLRKNPVIVYSNHPEFQQTTAIQGEISVGTGGVTEAFKQRVVMPVMQINQQTRHVLGHELVHAFQYRVLIDGGDSTRLENIMNLPLWMVEGMAEYFSIGKKDAFTSMWMRDAYLNKDIPSLKQMTEQSYKYFPYRYGQAFWSYIGSTYGDTVIMPLFIETAKYGYEIAMKRVFGYDAQTMSNLWKNSMENMYKNSGKDTVSRPVGTPILNTGNSGRMNVSPAISPDGKYVAFLSEKDMFSIDLFLADAHTGKVIRKLGSRLTNKDIDEFSFLESAGTFSPDSRKFAFSVFSAGKNKLMTVDVATGKTLSVEAMGDITEFTNITWAADGDHVAFSGLKNGHSDIYIYNLKTKKLDQLTNDVYSDFQPSFSRDGKSIVFSTDRVALASDNRSVDIPMNLAIVDIRTKNIQNLDIFPGANNLNPHFSSNGEQIYFLSNGDGYRNMYRYTVASAQLEKLTDYFTGISGITEYSPAMSISATDEIVYSYFKNNAYSVYYAKSSDFTGTIVDAGSVNFDAAMLPPPVSRGVNVVNTNLRNFNAFERIGDDQINTIAYKPKFKLDYLANSGVGVSVGSRYGAGISSGIQGMFSDILGYNQIFAALNVNGEIQDFGGQIAYINQKGRFNWGASLSHIPYISGYNTNEFEDFGYGEELSYNTYLVRTFQQQADVFVAYPFNRHHRVELGAAVVRYNYRVDKWRQSYYSGYGDRRKLSNEEASQLGFGNLKPFVVQQVNTALVGDNSVFGIAAPLQGYRYRLGVEQYFGDYTFSAVNVDLRKYNRYKPVTIAARLYSYSRFGSNENALYPFYIGYPYLIRGYESGDFDRNGKVRISDLMGSRTAVFNFEVRLPFTGPEKLAAVKSGFLFSDLNLFFDAGLAWSKGNKVVWSSDDRPIVPLKDGKGNVIVNPDTNLPEMGYDPNYKIPVMSAGVSLRINLFGAMILEPYYAFPFVKTNSKSGTFGVNFTPGW from the coding sequence ATGTTTCCCAATATGAGCCAGGCTCAGTATTTTGGTCAGAACAAAATGCGCTACAAAAAGCTGAATTTTAAGGTTTATGAAACTCCGCATTTTGATCTCTATTACTATCTGAAAAATGACAGTATGGTCAGGTGGCTGGCTAAAGAAAGTGAAGTGTGGTACGAACTGCATCAACAGGTGTTCCAGGATACTTTCCTACGCAAGAATCCGGTTATTGTCTACAGCAATCATCCCGAATTTCAACAAACCACAGCTATTCAGGGGGAGATCAGTGTCGGAACCGGCGGGGTGACAGAAGCATTCAAGCAGAGAGTAGTCATGCCTGTTATGCAGATTAATCAGCAAACCCGTCACGTATTGGGACATGAGCTTGTACACGCATTTCAATATCGGGTCCTTATAGACGGAGGTGATTCTACCCGTCTTGAAAATATTATGAATCTGCCGCTATGGATGGTAGAAGGGATGGCCGAATATTTCTCTATAGGGAAAAAGGACGCCTTTACTTCCATGTGGATGCGGGATGCTTACCTCAATAAAGATATTCCGTCGCTGAAGCAGATGACAGAACAGTCTTACAAATACTTTCCTTACCGGTATGGTCAGGCATTCTGGTCATACATCGGATCTACTTACGGAGATACAGTGATTATGCCATTGTTTATCGAAACGGCTAAATATGGCTATGAGATCGCTATGAAACGTGTGTTTGGCTATGACGCACAAACCATGTCTAATCTGTGGAAGAACAGCATGGAGAATATGTATAAGAATTCCGGTAAAGATACGGTTTCAAGACCTGTCGGGACCCCGATACTTAATACCGGCAATTCAGGCAGGATGAATGTCTCACCTGCAATTTCTCCGGATGGAAAGTATGTGGCATTTCTATCTGAAAAGGATATGTTCAGTATCGATCTCTTCCTGGCAGATGCGCACACCGGCAAAGTCATACGAAAACTGGGGAGCAGGCTTACAAATAAAGATATAGACGAGTTTAGTTTTCTGGAGTCTGCAGGTACCTTTTCTCCGGACAGCCGTAAGTTTGCTTTTTCAGTGTTTAGCGCTGGTAAGAATAAATTAATGACTGTGGATGTAGCGACAGGCAAAACGCTGTCAGTAGAGGCGATGGGAGATATTACGGAGTTCACAAATATTACCTGGGCTGCAGATGGAGATCATGTTGCTTTTTCAGGTTTGAAAAACGGGCATAGTGATATTTATATTTATAACCTGAAGACCAAAAAACTGGATCAGTTAACGAATGATGTGTATTCTGACTTTCAGCCCAGTTTCTCCAGAGATGGAAAATCTATTGTATTCAGTACTGATCGGGTAGCACTGGCATCTGATAACAGATCGGTAGATATTCCCATGAATCTGGCTATAGTAGATATCCGGACAAAAAACATTCAGAATCTGGATATTTTTCCCGGAGCGAATAATCTCAATCCACACTTCTCCTCTAACGGAGAACAAATCTATTTTCTATCTAACGGGGATGGTTACCGTAATATGTACCGCTACACAGTAGCGTCCGCTCAGTTGGAAAAATTGACGGACTATTTTACAGGTATCAGTGGGATCACCGAGTATTCTCCTGCGATGAGTATCTCTGCTACAGATGAAATCGTCTACTCGTATTTTAAAAACAATGCCTACAGTGTGTATTATGCAAAGAGTTCGGATTTTACGGGGACTATAGTAGATGCAGGTTCGGTCAATTTTGATGCAGCTATGCTGCCTCCTCCTGTAAGCCGCGGTGTGAATGTAGTCAATACCAATCTGCGTAATTTCAATGCCTTTGAGCGTATCGGAGATGATCAGATTAATACAATAGCCTATAAGCCTAAGTTTAAGCTCGATTATCTGGCTAATAGCGGTGTTGGAGTTTCTGTTGGAAGCCGTTACGGAGCAGGGATATCCAGTGGTATTCAGGGGATGTTTTCAGATATTCTCGGGTACAATCAGATCTTTGCAGCCCTAAATGTAAATGGAGAAATTCAGGATTTCGGCGGGCAGATTGCTTATATTAACCAGAAGGGCCGGTTCAACTGGGGAGCTTCGTTGTCGCATATTCCATATATTTCGGGATACAATACAAATGAATTTGAGGACTTCGGATATGGTGAAGAGTTGTCATACAATACCTATTTAGTGCGGACTTTTCAACAACAGGCTGATGTTTTTGTTGCCTATCCGTTTAACAGACATCACAGAGTGGAGCTTGGAGCAGCTGTTGTAAGGTATAATTACCGTGTAGACAAATGGCGTCAGAGTTACTATTCCGGATATGGCGATCGTCGTAAGCTCAGTAACGAAGAGGCCTCACAATTAGGATTTGGTAATCTGAAACCTTTTGTAGTGCAGCAGGTCAATACTGCTTTGGTAGGAGACAATTCCGTGTTCGGTATTGCTGCTCCGCTACAGGGATATCGTTATCGTCTGGGAGTAGAGCAGTATTTTGGCGATTATACTTTTTCTGCAGTCAATGTAGATCTGAGAAAATACAACCGTTATAAGCCTGTAACGATAGCCGCCCGACTGTATTCCTATTCGCGTTTTGGTAGCAATGAAAATGCATTATATCCTTTTTACATCGGATATCCGTATCTGATTCGTGGATATGAAAGCGGTGATTTTGACCGCAATGGCAAAGTGAGAATCTCAGATTTGATGGGATCCCGCACAGCGGTGTTTAATTTTGAAGTAAGATTGCCGTTTACAGGGCCGGAAAAACTGGCTGCCGTGAAATCCGGATTCTTATTTTCCGACTTAAATCTGTTCTTTGATGCGGGACTTGCCTGGTCCAAAGGCAATAAGGTTGTGTGGTCTTCCGATGATCGGCCTATTGTACCGTTAAAGGATGGTAAAGGTAATGTGATTGTTAATCCGGATACTAATCTTCCGGAGATGGGCTACGATCCTAATTATAAGATTCCGGTTATGAGTGCCGGGGTTTCACTGCGGATCAATTTGTTTGGAGCCATGATTCTGGAACCTTACTATGCTTTTCCTTTCGTCAAGACGAATTCTAAATCCGGGACGTTCGGAGTGAATTTCACTCCGGGCTGGTAA
- a CDS encoding transglycosylase domain-containing protein translates to MFRGIKNKFLRYFIIAVYFIVLIVCAVQINFLWLFGYSPTKKDIVMPSLNISTELYTADSVLIGRYFEEDRDPVPHDSISPNVLNALVATEDIRFYKHNGIDFLGLASGIVSTLTGDKRGASTITQQLAKNLYRTRYNTSAGILGKVPGVGLIVNKFKEWMTAYKLESKYGKDEIITMYLNTVSFSNNAYGIKSASLRYFNKMPSQLSVNESAMLIGMLKGTTLYNPLRNPKNALQRRNVVLAQMQKAGYLTKQQVDTYSLQDLNLNTNNVDRQDANDSYLRAAVQRWLEDWSKENDIDIYKDGLKIYTTIDSRMQKMAEEMVGKQMKFLQQRLKNAWGSEDPWRDKEGNVIPNFIENLAKKTPYYAALIKKYPNNMDSVNYYLNKPKEMEIFTWNGNQKKELSTMDSIRHYVVMLNAGMMSMEPKTGEIKVWVGGINHKYYKFDHVNQSKRQAGSTFKPFAYLAALESGKSPCDKYTDKPVRIYAGLKDGVEEYWEPKNADWNFSYREMSLRWAMARSVNSITAQITEEVGWDKVVEAAHRCGIDSPLKSVPSVSLGSNDVSVYEMVRAYATFMNEGKRMDPILVSKIVDFDGNVIAEFKKKEKEALTKENAWLMTYMLRGGMEEPGGTSQALWDWDLFKKENQIGGKTGTSSDYVDGWYMGVTKDLVTGVWVGCDEQSIHFKNSHTGEGSKTALPIFGMFLEELYKHPELGYTFGKFPDPTVEITKKYKCESPRLPERTESADSTAVDLPEGEVLEGEGGEEQNGEQPVTTPQPPALDADSTLG, encoded by the coding sequence ATGTTTAGAGGTATCAAAAATAAATTTTTGCGTTACTTTATTATCGCTGTCTATTTTATTGTACTGATTGTTTGTGCCGTACAGATTAACTTTCTTTGGCTTTTTGGCTATTCTCCGACGAAAAAGGACATTGTCATGCCATCCCTTAATATTTCTACAGAGCTATATACTGCCGATTCTGTTCTTATCGGACGATATTTTGAAGAAGACCGTGATCCGGTACCTCATGATAGTATTTCACCCAATGTTCTGAATGCGCTGGTCGCGACAGAAGACATCCGTTTTTATAAACATAATGGTATAGATTTTCTCGGGCTTGCTTCCGGTATAGTGTCTACGCTTACCGGTGATAAACGCGGAGCCAGTACCATCACACAACAGTTAGCCAAAAATCTCTACCGCACCCGTTACAATACTTCCGCCGGTATTTTAGGTAAAGTTCCCGGAGTAGGACTTATCGTCAATAAATTTAAAGAGTGGATGACGGCTTATAAGTTAGAGAGCAAATACGGAAAAGATGAGATTATTACCATGTACCTCAATACCGTATCTTTTAGTAATAATGCCTATGGTATCAAATCAGCCTCACTGCGATATTTTAATAAAATGCCAAGTCAGCTGAGCGTCAATGAATCGGCTATGCTGATCGGGATGCTCAAAGGAACGACTTTATACAATCCGTTGCGAAATCCTAAAAATGCGCTTCAGCGACGAAATGTAGTGCTTGCACAGATGCAAAAAGCCGGATACCTGACCAAACAACAGGTGGATACCTATTCTCTGCAAGACCTCAATCTGAATACCAACAACGTTGATCGTCAGGATGCAAATGACTCTTATCTGAGAGCTGCCGTGCAACGCTGGCTGGAAGACTGGAGTAAGGAAAATGATATTGATATCTATAAAGACGGACTAAAAATCTATACGACTATTGACTCCCGTATGCAAAAGATGGCTGAGGAAATGGTCGGTAAGCAGATGAAATTTTTACAGCAACGGCTGAAGAATGCCTGGGGAAGTGAAGATCCATGGAGAGATAAAGAAGGAAATGTGATTCCGAATTTTATAGAGAATCTTGCAAAGAAAACGCCTTATTACGCTGCGCTAATCAAAAAATATCCTAATAACATGGATAGCGTAAATTACTATCTCAATAAACCAAAAGAGATGGAGATCTTTACGTGGAATGGTAATCAGAAGAAAGAACTGTCTACGATGGATTCAATCAGACATTATGTCGTAATGCTGAATGCAGGGATGATGTCTATGGAGCCAAAAACAGGAGAAATCAAAGTATGGGTGGGAGGAATCAACCACAAATATTACAAATTTGATCACGTCAATCAATCCAAACGTCAGGCAGGTTCTACATTCAAACCTTTTGCTTATCTGGCAGCGCTTGAATCCGGAAAATCACCTTGTGATAAATACACGGACAAACCGGTACGGATTTACGCCGGTCTTAAAGATGGAGTAGAAGAGTATTGGGAGCCAAAAAATGCAGACTGGAATTTTAGCTACAGAGAGATGTCTCTTCGTTGGGCTATGGCACGTTCAGTCAATTCCATTACTGCTCAGATTACGGAAGAAGTGGGATGGGATAAAGTCGTAGAGGCCGCACACAGATGTGGTATAGACAGTCCTCTGAAATCTGTGCCTTCAGTAAGTCTGGGATCTAATGATGTATCCGTGTATGAAATGGTAAGAGCGTATGCAACATTTATGAATGAAGGCAAACGAATGGATCCGATTTTGGTGTCGAAGATTGTTGATTTTGACGGCAATGTAATCGCTGAATTCAAAAAGAAAGAAAAGGAAGCCCTTACGAAAGAAAATGCCTGGTTGATGACCTATATGCTTCGTGGAGGAATGGAAGAGCCGGGAGGAACTTCTCAGGCACTTTGGGATTGGGATCTCTTTAAAAAAGAAAATCAGATCGGTGGCAAGACAGGCACATCTTCTGATTATGTAGACGGTTGGTATATGGGTGTGACCAAAGATCTGGTGACCGGTGTATGGGTAGGCTGCGATGAGCAAAGCATTCATTTCAAAAACTCACACACAGGAGAAGGTTCTAAGACCGCATTACCGATCTTCGGTATGTTTCTGGAAGAATTATACAAACATCCGGAGCTGGGATATACATTTGGTAAATTCCCTGATCCTACAGTCGAGATAACCAAAAAATATAAATGTGAAAGCCCAAGATTACCTGAGCGGACAGAAAGCGCTGATAGTACAGCGGTAGATCTTCCCGAAGGAGAAGTCTTAGAAGGTGAGGGGGGAGAAGAGCAAAACGGTGAACAGCCAGTAACCACACCTCAGCCTCCTGCTTTGGATGCTGACTCTACCCTCGGCTAA